From Amaranthus tricolor cultivar Red isolate AtriRed21 chromosome 4, ASM2621246v1, whole genome shotgun sequence:
TCCAAGCAATACAAGACATCACCATTGTTAGATGAGCGTGCCCTTGGCCCTAAAGAGGATATCTTAACAGGGTTCTTTGGGGAGAAAAATGAGGATCTCCAATTATTAATTAGTCCTTCATCAACTATTACAAAAccttctacataatcaaatttttggCTTCCTTTATCATGCAATGATATCAAGTACTCTTGGTCTTCTGTAAACGCTGTGAAATTGTTGTACAGTACTCTTATCCACCGAACCtacatacaattttttttttattactgcATTCTTTATTTGcacagtatatatatatatatacatatatatatatatatacatatatatatatatacatatatatatatatatacatatatatatatatttgtttgctCTTTCGGTGTTGTCTTGTttcataattttcttattttattacaCAACAAAATAGCATATTGTGTCCCACACTCCCACATTTATTATGTCAACTGGCCGGCATTTGCCAAACATTATCTCACCTtttcaaaaacaatattttatgtaaataaatcttttaattattttgataattaatatataaatgatattcTAATATCAGTAGACTTTCCTTCATACAGACTTTCCTTCATACAGATTCTGTTTTCGAATGGATATCAGGGTTGATGATGAGTatgtatataaattaaatattacccCAATTcattacattaataatttatctaGGATAAGGAGCATACCCTTTGAGGAGCAGGTTCAAGGGCAATTCTTGCACGAGTAATTATACCAAATTGGCCTAAACCTCCTAATACAGCATGGAATAActctgaattttttttctctgaACATGCCATGATCTCTCCCTTTCCTGTTAATTTTTTCACACAgcacaaaaaataattttattacatAAATTTGATTTGTAGTTCCACACAGTCCACAAAATAGTCTTAGAGGGTAAATTATAGAGTtaaataatagtactaataataataataaccaattACGTACCTGTAACAACATCAAGTTCAAGGACATTACTAATCTGTGGACCATGATTAAAAGCTTGGCCACTAATTCCAGCATTAGACAAGGTCCCTCCCACCGTTAAATAGAGATAATCAGTCCATGATTTAGGCGCCAGTCCATACACTAAGGTAGACTTAAGCACATCCACCCAAAGTTCTCCCCCCCAAACATCCACATACTGTTGTATGAAATTGACTCTGGGTCTGAACTGATCAGTGTGATCATTACGGTCCCTTAATCTCCTTCTTGCCATTTCCACTACTACACCATCCGAAGTATGGGCTTGTCCATTTATAGAATGTCCATGACCACGAGCAGAGACTGTGAACCCCACTGTTGACGTGGCAGCTTTCACTAATTCAGCCACATCAACGGCAGACCTGGGGCGGAACACGGCAACTGGTTCCGTCCGAGTCATGCGTCCAAAATCTAAGGACACCGTTTCCATATCTGTATGATGGGTGCTTAGATGATGGAGCAATTGGGTTGGCGCCAGTGTTAGACCCACTGTTATGATCAATCTACATATTGCAATTGCTGTTAGAAATAGCTTAATAGCCATATATTGGAATAGAATAATTAATTTGGATgtttaaattaaaagaaagaattGTTTTTGAGAGTGGGAAATGAGGCTAGGGTAGGAGAAGAGCAATATTAATTTATAGGAGGGACTGGGAGCTAGCTAGCgagggatatatatatatatatatatatatatatatatatatatatatacatatatatatatatatatatatatatatatatatatatatatatatatatatatatatatatatatatatattaagaacAAAATCTGTTTGGCGTGGGAAAACGTAAGACTAAGGATTATGGAGATTGCACTTTAAAGATTTACTTACTCTGACTCTCTAATTTTTTTAGTAATGCGACATGCAGAGAAtctgatttctttttttttttttttttttttttgatttgatctctctttttttttttttgtttactttcGTGTAGTCCTTTGAGTGAAACGAGAAAGatgagaaaagagaaaatattAGGTCTAAACTCACGGAACAAAGCCAGGAAGGTTTGTTTGTTTTCCTGTTCTTCTATGACTATTAATTAATAGAAGTATGTAATTAATATTGGAGTTTCAATTTTTAGATTCATAAATAAAAGGTTTCTGGATTGCCATATTGGTGGGGTGTTGGTGATGAATATATACAGAGGAGTCAGGAGAGGAAACGAAAGTAAAAGAAGGACACGTAAGCATTCACGTGTGAAGTGTTTAGAGGACACGTGTGAGAGAGAAGGAACTAAGAGAAGAGAATGAGAGTAGGGTCCGATAAATGGATACGGAGGATCTCAAGTGGGGACACATGCAGAGGAGGACTTCACGTAGGGGTGTCATTTGTGTAAAGTAACAACTGTTAATAAAAACGACACTATTACTGAAAAGCTTAAAGGAGTTTAAATGTTGACGATGATGTTGGATATTGCATGTTTCGTCACGACCTAGACTTCTCCGTTTTCAAATCACCAGATGAATTGCAAAACTTTAATTTCCTACGCATGTTATATGAAAATTAAACAAGTACAAACTAGTAGATCTTCATCTTGTAGCCACAAGGATTTTCTTTACTCATCTTAAACAATTTCATAGCCAtttcttaagaaatttgaggtataatcttaatttttaaattttatcatttttgatTTCTTGAGATTCGTTTATTATTTGTAGATTAAAGAAATTCCTAACtgtgttggttatattttagttgtgttttgttgttttgtagttgatttttttatttatttatttttatttaggaTTTGTTGGAATCTAGTTATTAAaagacttaataattataagatGATTATGATCAAAGTCCAATAGGTCTAGGATTGCTAGGGAGTGTTCATCTTTACAAAGGGTGGAATTAAATCCACCATCTCCACCACCCTTCCTTGAACTAGGGGAAACTATtggtaataccttccatgaagaGGATTTGTACCTATGATGATGATCTAAAATGGTGGGTTAGACGACTTTAGAGAAAAAAATGTGTCATTTTATTCTACAAGTCATTTTGAGAGTAATACCCTTAACATTACCTAGACCTACAACGATATAAGTAAGGCAATTTGGTTGGGAGTAAAGGGACGATGCATACCAAGCCAGAAAGAAAAGAGAAGGCCATGACTTCAAGGCCTAATTGACTTGGGGCATTGCGTACGAAATTATGTTAAATAATATGATTTGGCACCCTACACTACGATACGTCCACATGTTGCTTGCCATGACCATATTTGCTCGAGGCAAGCCAAATTAAGTGGCGCTTGGGAGTTGGCTGTTTTGAAAGACTTGACAATGAATGGGCCTAGGAGGCGTAACTAGGTGCATTAGAGATGCCTAGAAATTCAAATATCTTTCATATAGAAGATTTTATATAGGTGGCATTGTAAAAGCTTAAAGTGAACCCAATATGGTAAATGTGAATTCCGGTCACACAATGTAAATTCCGGGTCACACATCTGACATTTAAGTTGAACCATTTTCTAGAACCAACGACGTTCTAgagataaagaaataaataaacgaTAACAAAATTAGTAAACGAACAAAAGTCTTAAAgtttacaacttgagagcctaCTAGCCTCGTCAAAACTAATTAATGTCCAGAACAAAAGTATACTTGCGATATAAAATATAGTAAAGTCCATTcgacaaaataatataagttcAGGTGCGACAATTAACTCAATTACAGGTTCTATTGTTTGGATTCCTTATACACCAGCCCCACCTGCAAATCAATATGCTAGTCTCGAATGACAACATCATAGCACGTTCCAAAGAACATAAATCAGTACATGTTAGAGAGTTTATACAATGCATAAGATAGGTTACATACAAGCAATGAATTCATCCtaacatgcaaaggctctaataaaTTTAGAtgtcatatttgactttttaaatcCCAAATCATGTCGTTGCCCGTCCAGTTTGGGTCCCTAGAGTACTACCAAAGTTTGGAAGTACACATGGGAGCTAATCTCAAGGCAACCTCCGActtaagacgttgcccgtcctgttcgggtggGTCATCAAAGTTAGAGTATGCGTACCTCTATGGTGAtcataatgatccaaaacttccatgagaacaataataataagaattccAAGTCTCCAATGTATTAAAGCCATAGGGTATGTAAACACAATCATCCTCAATTTCCAAGCTTAactcctttcaaattatttgaggtatCTAAGCCTTAAGTGATATACAACATCACATCATACAATGAATTAAAATTACTTTATGTAACCAATTATAAAAGTAAGATCGAAGAATGTACCTTAGTAGCACGATAAATCAACACAAGCACTTcacaaatattctatttttcaatgtatgaaaattaaaatcatgAACATGATTCTTCtagcaaattgaaattttgttaaataatcATAAGTTGTGAtatctaaaaatatataatgtacatacACAATTCCTCTAACAAATTGAGATTTTGTTAAATAATCATGATTTCATAAAAATCTCGTCAATTAAAAGTATGAACACaatccttctaacaaattgaattttgttaaagaaatatatattcatgaaaaactgtataaaattaaaacataaacataatcctttcaatttgtttaaaggaatttgaatttataaaaattatactaatagAAGGTATGAACATAATCCCTTtaacaaattgaattttattaaagaattatgaatcatgaaaaaataaataaaataatgctatgaacaatttttttttaacaaattaaaattttgtaacaaAATTATGAATCAAgaacttacaattttaaggattaaagattgaattagcACAAGTGAGTacccaaaaacaaattaaatcaataattttttactcacttttttctctttttattctTTGGCCGAAAAAAATGAAGGGAAAAATGgatgaattttatgaaattttgatgatattcaAATGTCTCTTGTGACCCTTTAAATCCTAATTAAACACCTTTAATTCCTCACTTAATTGCCTAGCATAATTGTCCTTTAATTGAGCATTTAGAGAGGAGTTACATGAACTCCTCCACTCACTCCTCACAACCGGCCACAACTCCTCACTttccctttttttaatttaaattaattaattgttcaaTTTAATAGTAAGATGCAAAAATCATCACGCGATAAACTTGGTACGCAAAAAAACGCGCGAACAacaaatataaacaaataattatttagtatatttaattgtctaattattttttaattaattaattctttGATCGATATTTTAAGAGGGTGTTACCTTTACCTTTTTAGAGGCATGGAGACCCTACTATTTGATCACCTTGGTATAAAATTACCCTAGAGTTGTACTATTATTGCCACCACTTTCAGCACCTACTACGACCTTCATATTCTCCGTAGATCCAAATTCCTTTATTTTAAGGGCCACACACTAAGCACTTTCCTTATTTATCCCAATGAAAGACTGGTTGCTCTATCCCCATAGCCAGATACCTTGATTAATAATTATGATGATGTCCTATGAGAATTCGCTAGTACTCACTAAATCATTCAACTAAGTTGTATGAGCCGATCCAAATAAGGGGTAGAACATTAATGAAAAGGGGGATAATGAAGCATCAAACCAATGTGAAGGTTTGGGCCTAGGTGATGAGACCCTTTTTGAGGATGACCAGGCTTGGCGTTAGTAGCTTCTTTAACTATATTATTGAATTACTAGATGACAATCTACAAACCCTCTAAATACATTGATTTAAATATTAGTGCATGAGTTTCGTGGTGCTTATAATTAAAAGATGTTTGATATTTTGCTTTTGACTCAAGTCACGAAGTTGCATATTTTGCAGACATATCTTTTCAGAAACCTAGAGCCAACATTTTTGAAATACAGGCtcaaatgaagagagagaaaagatTGCTGACTTTGAAGGGTAGTGGTCATTAATGACCACTAAACTTCCCCTATCCGTATACTAACCTGTCCACTTTAAATTCTCTCAGATCACATGTCTGATAACCCTAtagcaataaaaaaaactacaaattttAACACATTAGTCATATCCTCTCCAttatcaagacatatatatatatatatatatatatatatatatatatatatatatatatatatatatatatatatatatatatatatatatatagatagatagatagatagataaattgatatatatatatatatatatatatatgtgtgtatatatatatatatatgtatatatatatatatatgtatatatatatatatatgtatatatatatatatgtatatatatatatatatatatatatatatatatatatatatatatatatatatatatacatatatatatatattatatatacacacacatatatatatatatatatgtatatatatatgtatatatatatatatatatatatatataaatatatatatatatatatatatatatatatatatatgtctatatatatatatatatatatatatatatatatatatatatatatatatatatatatatatatatgtatatatatatatacatacatatatatatatatatatatatatatatatatatatatatatatatatatatgtatgtatgtatacatacatacatctatatatatatatatgtatgtatgtatgtatgtatgtatgtatgtatgtatgtatatatgtatgtgtgtgtgtgtgtgtatgtgtgtgtgtgtatatatatatgtttataaacatatatatatatataaatatatatatatatatatatatatatatatatatatatatatgtatgtgtgtatatatatatatatgtttataaatatatatatatatatatatatatatatatatatatatgtatacatatatttagatatatatatatgtgtgtgtgtgtgtgtgtatgtgtgtgtgtgtgtgtgtgtacatatatatagatgtgtatatatatatatatatatatatatatatataaatatatatatatatatatatatataagtatatatatatatatatatatatgtgtgtgtgtatatatatatatatatgtgtgtgtgtgtgtgtgtgtgtgtgtgtgtttgagtgtgtgtgtctatatatatatatgtgtgtgtgtgtgtgtgtgtgcgcgcgcgcgtgcgcgcgtgtgtgtgtatatatgtatgtatatatatatatgcatatatatatatatatgtatatgtgtctgtgtgtctgtgtgtctgtgtgtgtgtgtatgtatgtatgtatgtatgtatgcatgtatatatatatatatgcatatatatatatatgtgtatatatgtatatataataatatatataactatatattaatatatattatagttatatatatgtatatatatcatatacatatatattatagctatatatgtatatattataatatatatatatatatatatatatatatatatatatataataatatatataactataatatatatatatataactataatatatatataatattatagttataataataatatatatataactataatatatatatataataatatatataactataataataatatataaaatattatagtttatataatattatagttataatagtaatatatataatattatagttatatatattattatttatatatataatattttagttatatatataatatattattgtagttatatatataatatatataatattattatagttatatattattatagttatatataatattattatagttatatataatattactatagttatatatatattatttatattattattatagttatattattattctatttatataatatatattatataactataataataatatacataatattattatagttatatataatattatcatagttatatattatatattatataactataataataatatatataatattatagtttatataatattatagttatagttatatataatattattatagttatatataatataactataataataatataaatatacatatatagtttATATAATATAGTTATagttttatataatatattatataactataataataatatatataatattatagttTATACaaactatatatgtatatatttataatattattacagttatattatatataacgataataatattatatgtaactattatataactatatatgtatatatttatatttataactataataataatgtaaatataaacaatatatatttatattaataactataataatattatatataactatatatgtatatattatataactataataatataataatatttatttttatacatatatattatataactataataataatataaatataaatatatacatgtatataatatataactataataaaataatagctatatatttttatttataactataataatattatatataattatatatgtatatattatataactataataattatataaatataaatatatacatgtacacattatataactataataatataataactatatatttttatttattactataataatattatatataactatatatgtatatattatataactataataatataataatatttatatttgtacatatattttatataactataataataatataaatataaatatatacatatatatacatatatgtatacatttatatttataactataataataatatatataatattatagtttatataaactatatatgtatgtatttatacatatatatatatatatatgcatacgtatgtatgtatatattatataactataataataatataaatatagttatatattatatagttatatatatattattacggTAAGTCGGGTTATTACAGTTGGACttgggtttttttttacatatgtatatatatatatatgtgtgtgtgtgtgtgtagatatatatatatatatatatatatatatatatttgtatatatatatatatatttgtatatatatatatatatatgtatatatatatatttaaatatatatatatatatgtatatatatatatgtatatatatatatatatatgtatatatatatatatatatatatatatatatatatatatatatatatatatatatatatatatatgtatatatatatatatatatatgtatatatataaatatgaatatatatatatatatatatatatatatatatatataaatatatatatatatatatatatatatatatatgtatatatatatattcatatatatttatgtgtgta
This genomic window contains:
- the LOC130811413 gene encoding cytokinin dehydrogenase 5, which encodes MAIKLFLTAIAICRLIITVGLTLAPTQLLHHLSTHHTDMETVSLDFGRMTRTEPVAVFRPRSAVDVAELVKAATSTVGFTVSARGHGHSINGQAHTSDGVVVEMARRRLRDRNDHTDQFRPRVNFIQQYVDVWGGELWVDVLKSTLVYGLAPKSWTDYLYLTVGGTLSNAGISGQAFNHGPQISNVLELDVVTGKGEIMACSEKKNSELFHAVLGGLGQFGIITRARIALEPAPQRVRWIRVLYNNFTAFTEDQEYLISLHDKGSQKFDYVEGFVIVDEGLINNWRSSFFSPKNPVKISSLGPRARSSNNGDVLYCLEITKNYLEYSDSVDQEVDALLKELDFIPASVFTTDLPYVDFLDRVHKAELKLRSKGLWEVPHPWLNLFIPKSRISEFDQGVFKGILGNKTSGPILIYPMNKHKWDNRTSVVTPNEDVFYLVALLRSALENGEEIQSLKYLTDQNRRILKFCEEAKIGVKQYLPHYTTQQEWIKHFGDKWDHFHKMKMEFDPKHILATGQHIFRPIFNLNADASLR